A part of Candidatus Methylacidiphilales bacterium genomic DNA contains:
- a CDS encoding NUDIX domain-containing protein, with amino-acid sequence MAVEMYDVVDFQDEVIGQATRERIHAEGLRHRAVHVLVRDEKGQVWLQRRSRYKRQHPLCWDSTCSGHVDAGESYLMAAEREFEEELGVKARGLRAIFKLDACEETGWEFVWVYEVRWLGGGDFKPNEEEIEALGVFSFDEVEGLMKREAVAPAFRYLWPFYRLRVEQQQMRPLMQRWVV; translated from the coding sequence ATGGCGGTAGAGATGTATGACGTGGTGGATTTTCAAGATGAGGTGATCGGGCAGGCGACTCGGGAGCGGATCCATGCTGAGGGGCTGCGGCATCGCGCGGTGCATGTGCTCGTGCGAGACGAGAAGGGGCAGGTGTGGCTGCAACGGAGGAGCCGGTATAAACGGCAGCATCCGTTGTGCTGGGATTCGACGTGCTCGGGGCATGTGGATGCGGGGGAGAGTTATTTGATGGCGGCGGAGCGGGAGTTTGAGGAGGAGTTGGGAGTAAAGGCGCGTGGCTTACGGGCAATCTTTAAGTTGGATGCGTGTGAGGAGACGGGGTGGGAGTTTGTGTGGGTGTATGAGGTGAGATGGCTGGGGGGGGGAGATTTCAAGCCTAACGAGGAGGAGATTGAGGCTTTGGGTGTGTTTAGTTTTGATGAGGTGGAGGGGTTGATGAAAAGGGAGGCGGTTGCACCGGCTTTTCGTTATCTGTGGCCGTTTTATCGGTTGAGAGTTGAACAGCAGCAGATGCGTCCGTTGATGCAGCGGTGGGTTGTTTAG